From one Dermacentor silvarum isolate Dsil-2018 chromosome 3, BIME_Dsil_1.4, whole genome shotgun sequence genomic stretch:
- the LOC119445468 gene encoding uncharacterized protein LOC119445468 yields MARWLDAEKLLCVSLAKLEAVERPHRQLDWHRYLLINIMIRKTEAAMQEGRNPPAYAFQCGNPENDRDEPQRPCSAQPNDDAIVDIGRQEEGGRVEHYSQVLMAEGASEGGKARVSDSGPLADDAPRVTDSGATVASRDVPGSVDRASLCDIDMLDGDSTTAKAGTTSSALTADEGLRPKRDEATNAFRSPGAPTAGGPELGAGTSSENVLENVHRASLNSADALERLEYKDLMPFEVERERSTSRDRCEGASHGEYSLKHAPGVERSPFVRAQGPAASVYDVPQSIGWDSLKSGEDAAHLDNEGLSLVDALSTISSRDVGDGLILRKHPVESTSGSGDNGADRSRNLGAGAKNLPLNLPSKGDPSRNSSAMLERSGHDESCPLEDSSEETLPGGGDYRSPNDQDSFQDRQWPS; encoded by the exons ATGGCGCGGTGGCTTGACGCCGAGAAACTACTCTGCGTCTCTCTCGCCAAGCTAGAGGCCGTCGAGAGGCCGCATCGGCAGCTGGATTGGCACCGGTACCTTCTTATCAACATAATGATACGAAAGACAGAGGCGGCAATGCAAGAAGGTCGCAACCCTCCCGCATACGCCTTTCAGTGTGGGAATCCAGAGAATGACCGCGACGAACCGCAGCGACCATGTTCCGCTCAGCCTAACGACGACGCCATTGTCGACATCGGCCGGCAAGAAGAAGGTGGACGGGTGGAACACTACTCGCAAGTGCTTATGGCCGAAGGCGCGAGCGAAGGAGGCAAGGCGCGGGTTTCCGATTCTGGCCCGCTCGCAGATGACGCACCCAGGGTCACCGATTCCGGAGCCACCGTCGCGTCCCGCGACGTTCCCGGAAGCGTTGACCGGGCTTCGCTGTGCGACATTGACATGCTCGACGGTGACTCGACAACTGCAAAAGCTGGTACAACCAGTTCGGCTTTAACTGCAGACGAGGGCTTGCGCCCTAAACGAGACGAAGCGACAAACGCTTTTCGCAGCCCTGGTGCACCCACCGCCGGAGGACCGGAACTTGGCGCCGGCACTTCGTCAGAGAATGTTCTAGAAAACGTCCACCGGGCCTCGCTGAACAGCGCTGATGCCCTGGAGCGCCTCGAATACAAGGACTTAATGCCGTTTGAGGtggagcgagagcgctcgacgtCGCGTGACAGGTGTGAGGGTGCGAGTCATGGAGAATACAGCCTGAAACATGCTCCTGGTGTTGAGCGAAGTCCGTTCGTCAGAGCCCAAGGGCCTGCCGCTTCCGTCTACGACGTGCCGCAAAGCATCGGTTGGGATTCACTGAAAAGCGGTGAAGATGCGGCGCACTTAGACAACGAAGGGTTGTCTCTGGTAGATGCGCTGTCGACGATCTCGTCACGCGACGTGGGCGATGGGTTGATCCTTCGCAAACACCCCGTGGAAAGCACGTCAGGCAGTGGCGATAACGGCGCCGACAGATCCAGAAACTTAGGTGCTGGAGCGAAGAATTTGCCTCTGAATCTGCCAAGCAAAGGCGACCCTTCTCGGAACAGTTCAGCGATGCTGGAACGCTCAGGTCATGACGAATCTTGCCCACTCGAAGACAGCTCGGAGGAAACGCTACCTGGCG GTGGCGACTATCGGAGCCCAAACGATCAAGACAGCTTCCAGGACCGCCAGTGGCCCTCCTGA